The window AAATCCTTTTAGTATATTTATACGTATACGTCAATCCTATTTATATGGGAGGTCTACAGTTAGAGTAGGAATAGAAAAAATCCAATTGTTTTAACAACATTGAAAGACAAATATATAGATTCCATTCCATTAAACAATTTTATGTACTGGTGACGGATAGATATGATTTTTTCCATACGTATTATATTATGAGTAATGTACAATTTTGCTCTACGATATGGGATTACGAAGCATTAATAGAAATTTTTTGATGAAGAAAATAATATTGTTATTTATCCTGTTTTTCCATTTTGTTTGCTTATCAGCAGCACAAGGGATGGATGAAACCCCGCTTGTCATTTATAGGTTAAATAACAATGATCGTAAATATATTATTGCAGAAATAAAGATTAAGGGAGTAGAAAATTGTGGTTATGAGGATTATGTATTGACAAACATGTGTGGACTTTCAATAGGGGATAAGGTAAGTATACCGGGAGACGAAATTACTTTTGCACTTAAAACATTTTTGAAACAGAAATTGTATTCGTATGGAGAGATTTTAACAACTAAGCAAACGGCAGATAGTGTGTGGCTTGAAATTGTTTTGCACCCTAATCCGATTGTGTCTGGCATTAATTTTATGGGGGTTGAGAAGAGTGAGCAAGAGGAATTAGAGGATAAGATAGGGATAGTACGTGGTTTACAATTGACACCCGATTTAATCGGTTGTATTGAGAAGCGAGTAAAAGATTTTTTTATTAAAAAAGGTTTTAGTAATACCGAAGTGAAAATTCAACAAAAGAATGACATTGCTGACGCAGGTAAGAAAATAATAAATATTATGGTGAATAGAAACCTTAAGGTCAAAGTTAGATATATCCATATTGTTGGGAACAATGTACTTTCAGATTATGCTTTGAAGGTAATAATGAAAAATACTAATGAAAGGTTTTCTTTAAGGGAAAGACTCAGATTGAGCTTACGAAAATTGTTTAGTACTAAGAAATTTATTAAAGAGAGGTATGATAAAGATGTCGAAGATATAATTCTTAGATATAATGAAAAAGGGTATAGAGATGCTCGTATTGTTAGTGATAGTATAGTTCTTCTTAAAGAAGATCAGATAGACATCTATTTGACAATAAATGAAGGCAGTAAATATTATTTTCGCAATATTAATTGGGTAGGAAATACGTTGTATTCTTCTGAAAATTTGAGTCATATCTTAAATATAAGATTGGGCGATGTTTATGATCTGAAAAAACTCAATTCACGGCTTTTAACTGATAGAGATGCTGTATCTAATTTATATCATAATAATGGATACATTTTTTCTTCTATGAATCCCATAGAGGTATGTGTTGAAAATGATTCGGTTGATGTAGAAGTTTGCGTTTTAGAAGGTATTCAAGCAACTATTAATCGTGTTTCTATTAATGGAAATGTTGGAGTTTATGAAGATATTATTCGTAGGGAATTAGCTACTAAGCCCGGGCAATTGTTTAGTAAAGAAGCAATAATGTATTCGACACAGAAAATTGCTCAAATGGGGTATTTTGAGCAGGAATTAATTGATGTTCAACCTATTTTTGATTCTGAAACTGGTATGGTAGATATTAATTATAATCTAACATCCAAAGTAAATGACCAAATTGAATTTTCGACGGGATGGGGAGGAAACAATGGAATTATAGGTCGTTTGAATTTGAAGTTTTCTAATTTTTCTGTTAAGAATTTGATACATCCAAAGGAATACAATGGAATTATTCCGCAAGGAGATGGACAAATACTGGCTTTAGATGTTCAGACTGGAATCCATTCTAAACTGTATAAAATTTCGTTTTTAGAACCATGGATGGGTGCTAAACGTCCGAATAGGTTTTTGTTTAATATTGGTTACGAAAAAACAAAAAGGCAAAATGCATCTTTAAGTATATGTAATCTTTCCGCAAGTTATAGTAAACTGTTGAGTTGGTTAGACAATTATTCTACTTTTACATCA of the Candidatus Azobacteroides pseudotrichonymphae genomovar. CFP2 genome contains:
- a CDS encoding BamA/OMP85 family outer membrane protein, producing the protein MKKIILLFILFFHFVCLSAAQGMDETPLVIYRLNNNDRKYIIAEIKIKGVENCGYEDYVLTNMCGLSIGDKVSIPGDEITFALKTFLKQKLYSYGEILTTKQTADSVWLEIVLHPNPIVSGINFMGVEKSEQEELEDKIGIVRGLQLTPDLIGCIEKRVKDFFIKKGFSNTEVKIQQKNDIADAGKKIINIMVNRNLKVKVRYIHIVGNNVLSDYALKVIMKNTNERFSLRERLRLSLRKLFSTKKFIKERYDKDVEDIILRYNEKGYRDARIVSDSIVLLKEDQIDIYLTINEGSKYYFRNINWVGNTLYSSENLSHILNIRLGDVYDLKKLNSRLLTDRDAVSNLYHNNGYIFSSMNPIEVCVENDSVDVEVCVLEGIQATINRVSINGNVGVYEDIIRRELATKPGQLFSKEAIMYSTQKIAQMGYFEQELIDVQPIFDSETGMVDINYNLTSKVNDQIEFSTGWGGNNGIIGRLNLKFSNFSVKNLIHPKEYNGIIPQGDGQILALDVQTGIHSKLYKISFLEPWMGAKRPNRFLFNIGYEKTKRQNASLSICNLSASYSKLLSWLDNYSTFTSDLSYQCYWPENWQDFPYGNIQRAHNLTFGFTLSRNSTDNLAYPRYGSIFSLSLNATPPYSLWDIVGSKSPEVHDKWIEYYKWKFKGSIFIPLFNREKVRYKPVLMSGVEYGFVGSYNKNSTLFGTFCIGSNTITKDYDFNEKIGLRGYLPPDEKEHGANAYTKLTLELRYPFVLEQAFTVYSLIFMEAGGIMEDEKYSFGLKRSTGVGIRILLPMIGLMGLDWAYGFDEPFGIDENKSSGFHIHFIFGKEF